CTTGAAGCCCGGCGCGCCGGGGGCGGCGACGTTGTCGGTCTTCAGCATCTCCACCTGATCGCGGGTCAGCGGCGGGGCGATGATCGGCGGCGCCTTCTCCAGCAGGCCGCCCAGCGTCTCCGCCACGTTCCAGGGAATCGGGACGAGGAAGCGCTTGCGGCGGATCTCCCGCAGCATGAGCTGCATCAGCTCCTTGAAGCTGTAGACGCGCGGGCCGCCCAGCTCGAAGGTCCGGCCGGCCGCCGAATCGAGTGTCGCGGCGGCGGCGATGGCGTCGGCCAGATCGCCGACATAGACCGGCTGGAACTTCGTCGCCCCGCCGATCAGCGGCAGCGCCGGGGAGACCTGCGCCATGGCGGCGAACTTGTTGAAGAAGCCGTCCTCCGGCCCGAAGACGATGCTGGGACGGATGATGGCGGCGCCGGGGAAGGCCTGCATCACCGCCTGCTCGCCCGCCGCCTTGGACTTGGCGTAGGCGGAGGCCGACTTGGCGTCGGCGCCGATGGCCGAGACATGGACGAGATGGCGCACGCCGCTGGCCTTGGCGATGCGGGCGATGCGCGCCGGGGCGTCGACGTGCACGGTCTGGAAGTTCCAGGCCCCGCGCTCGTAGAGCGTGCCGATCAGGTTGATGACGGTGTCCGCGCCCTGGATGGCCCGCGCGACGGACTGGTCGTCCTTCACGTCGGCGGCCATCGGCACGATCTGGCCGACCGAGCCGGCGGTCTTCAGGAAATTGGCCTGGTTCGGATGGCGCGACACCACGCGCACGATGGCGCCGGTCTTGGCGAGGCGGCGAATGAGGTGGCGGCCGACGAATCCCGAACCGCCGAACACCGTGACCACTTCAGAGCGATAGGACATCGACCTTCTCCCGTGCCGTTGGGCCCGCAAATTCTTCCCTCCGGGCCGCCAGCCCGCGAGGCGGGGCGACCGGATCGGGGGTTGCTTATATAGAAACCTCCGGGGGGAGGCTAGGGCCTGACGCGCCGCCCGCGGCCCATTTCGCGTCCGGCAGCGCTTTCCGCGCGAAAGTGAAAAAAAGCTGTTGACGGGTCTCCGCCGGACGGCTACATAAGCGGCCCACACCGAGCCCAGGTGGCGGAATTGGTAGACGCGCAGGTTTCAGGTACCTGTGGCAGAAATGTCGTGGAAGTTCGAGTCTTCTCCTGGGCACCATATCTACCCGGCTGCGCCGCATGCTACGGACCTCCCCCAGCGGGACGGAAAGGTAGCAGAGCGGCGTTCGTCGTTTCTGGGGTCCGTGGCCGGGGGCCGTCCTACTGAGCGGGAAGCCACCCAATGCCCATCGACCTCCATGACGGCGACCTGCCGGACGGTCTCGATCTGAAGTCCCTCGCCCGCGGCGGCGCCGTCGCCATCGACACCGAGACCATGGGGCTGAACCCCCACCGCGACCGGCTGTGCCTGGTCCAGCTTTCCCCCGGTGACGGCACGGTCCATCTGGTCCAGTTCCGCAAGGGCCAGTACGAGGCGCCGAACCTGAAGCGCCTGCTCGCCGACCCCGAGGTCACCAAGCTGTTCCATTTCGCCCGCTTCGACGTGGCGGTGATGCGGGCCTATCTCGGCGTCGCCTGCCAGCCGGTCTACTGTACCAAGGTCGCGTCCAAGCTGGTCCGCACCTTCACCGACAAGCACGGGCTGAAGGATCTCGTGAAGGACCTGCTGGGGGTGGAGCTGTCCAAGCAGCAGCAGTCCTCCGACTGGGGGGCCGCGGAGCTGACGCCGGAGCAGATGAAATACGCCGCCTCCGACGTGCTGCACCTGCACGACCTCAAGGAGAAGCTGGACGTCATGCTGGCGCGCGAGGGGCGGACCCATCTCGCCAAGGCCTGCTTCGACTTCCTGCCCGCCCGCGGGGAACTGGACCTCGGCGGCTGGGAGCAGCCGGACATTCTGTCGCATTGATCGAGGGCTGTCGCATCGACGGCCGGCGCCGGGACAGGAGCCCCGGTGGAATAGGTCAAGCCCTCCGGACGTTGATTTGACCGGAAGCGCGCGGGTGGGCATACTGCCCGCGCGGCGGCTGGCCCGTTGTCGCGGATACCCGCACCGCCAGCCGGAGTACCCTTTCTCGGCCCCATGGGCCAACCAGAAGAGGCAAGCACCGCCTTGACGAGCCTGACCGCATCCAGCCTGGCATCCAGCCTGATCGATCGCCCGGCCGACGCCGCGGCCGATCGCGATATCGCCAGCGCCCGGCGCGTCCTGCGGATGGAGGCCGAGGCCCTGACCGCGCTGGCGGACGGGCTGGACGGCGCCTTCGTGCGCGCGCTGGACCGGCTGGCCGGGATCGCCGGGCGCGTCGTCGTCTCCGGCATGGGCAAGTCCGGCCATGTGGCGCGCAAGATCGCCGCGACGCTGGCCTCCACCGGCACGCCGGCCTTCTTCGTCCATCCGGGCGAGGCGAGCCACGGCGACCTCGGCATGATCGCCCGGCAGGATGCGGTGATCGCCCTGTCCAATTCCGGCGAGACGCACGAGCTGTCGGACATCGTCGCCTACACCCGCCGCTTCGACATTCCGCTGATCGGCATCACCCGGCGCGCCGGCTCCTCCCTGGCCGAGCAGTCGGACGTCGCGCTGGTGCTGCCGCCGGCCCCGGAGGCCTGCCCGCTGGGTCTGGCCCCGACCACGTCGAGCACGATGATGCTGGCGCTGGGCGACGCCCTGGCGGTGGCGCTGCTGGAGCGGCGCGGCTTCACGGCGGCGGATTTCAAGCAGTTCCACCCCGGCGGCCAGCTCGGCCGGGCGCTGCTGAAGGTGACCGACGTGATGCACAAGGGCGACGACATGCCCCTGTGCGCCTTGGATACGCCGCTTTCCACCGTCATATTCGAGATGACGGCCAAGCGGCTGGGCTGCGTCGGCGTGCTGGACGCCGCCGGCGCGCTGGCCGGCGTCATCACGGACGGCGATCTCCGCCGCCACCTGACGCCGGAGCTGTGGGCGGAGCGCGCCGACAGCATCATGTCGCCGCGGCCCAAGACGATCCGCCCCAAGGCGCTGGTCGAGGAGGCGCTGCGGGAAATGAACGCGAAGCAGATCACCAGCCTGTTCGTGGTGGAGGCGGACCGGCCGCTCGGTGTTGTGCACATTCACGATTGCCTGCGCGCCGGGGCGGCGTGACGGGCAACCGGAGGACGGTGACGCCATGGACAGCGACCTGAAGGATCGGACGGTGAACACGCAGGAGCGGCGCACGGATGCGCCTTCCCTCGCCGCGCAGCTCATGGCGATGCCGGACGCCGCGCCCGACGGCGAGGCGGCCAAGCGCGTCCACCGGCGCCGGGAAATCCGCCCGGTCAGCCGGGTCTACAGCCGTTTCGTCACCGGAATGAAGTTCGCGCTTCCGGCGCTGGCGCTGGCGGTGATGGCGCTGATCGCCGTCTGGCCGTCGCTGACCGAGCTGCCGACCCTGCGCATCTCCGCCGACAAGGGCCAGCTTGAGATGATCAAGCCGCGCTACATCGCGGTGGACGAGGACAACCAGCCCTTCTCGCTGGTGGCGGTCAAGGCCGACCGCATCGCCGACCAGCCGGACATCGTCCTGCTCGACCAGCCGGAAGCCGAGATGACCCAGACCGACGGCACCTGGGTGACCATCCGCTCCGACAAGGGCTGGTACAACCAGGTCACCGGCATCCTGAAGATGCGGGGCCATGTCCGCGTCATGCGCGACGACGGCAACGAATTCACCACCGAGGAAGCGGACTCCGACATCCGCAAGGGCACCGCCTGGGGCGATGTCCATGTCGTGGGCCAGGGGCCGCAGGGCGTCATCAACGCCGAGGGGTTCCGCCTGTCCGACCGTGGCAAGACGATGGTGTTCCTGAACCAGTCCAAGGCCGACGTCCAGGCCGCCGAAAGCCCGGGAGGAAAGACGCGTTGAGTGCAGCCACCTTTGCGGCCCCGCTGTTGGCCGCGTTCCTCCTGCTGTCGGGAGCGTCCCTCCCGGCGGCGGCACAGGGGCTGCCCGGCCTCGGCGGTGGCCCCAACCCGGTCGAGGTCGACGCCGACCAGGCCATCGAATGGCACCAGGACGTGCGCGCCTATGTGGCGCGCGGCAACGCCTCGGCCAAGCGCAGCGACAGCACCGTCTACGCCGACGTGCTGACCGCCTATTACCGCGAGGTGCCCGGCAAGGGGAACGAGGTGTTCCAGCTTCTTGCCGAGGGCAACGTGCGCATCGTCAGCCCGACCCAGGAGGTCTTCGGCGAGCGCGGCGTCTACGACGTGGACAAGCAGGTGGCGGTGGTCACGGGGCGCAACCTCAAGCTGGTCACCCGCACCGACATCGTGACGGCGCGCGACACGCTGGAATATTACGAGGCGAGGAACCTGACGGTGGCCCGCGGCGACGCCGTGGCCGTGCGCATCGCCAACGGCGACCGGCTGCGCGCCGACATCCTGATCGGCCAGCTCAAGAAGATGCCGGACGGCTCGACCCAGATGGAGCGCATCGATGGCGCCGGCAGCGTGGTGGTGACCACCGCGACCGACGTGGCGCTGTCGGACAAGCTGGTCTATTCGGTGGCCGACGAGACGGCGGTGCTGCTGGGCAACGTCAAGATCACCCGCAACGACAACCAGCTCAACGGCGACGCCGCCGAGATGAACATGAAGACCAAGGTCAACCGGGTGATCGCCGGTCCTGCCACCGGCGGGCGGGTGATGGGCCTGCTGATCCCCGGCCAGGAGCCGGGCGCCCCCGGTGGCCAGCCCACCGCGCAGGCGGGCGGCAAGCCCCCCGCCCAATCGGGCGGCACGCCCGGCGCTAAGCCCTGACCGACCCGGCAGCGAATCAATGGCCATGGACATCGAAGACCGGGACCTCGGCGGCCCGACCCTTTCCGCCTCGAACCCGTCGGGTCTCCCGGCGGGCCAATCCGCCACCGACGCGCGTCCGAGCGAGGGGCTGGTGGCCCTGCATCTCGGCAAGGCCTACAAGAAGCGCCCGGTCGTCCGCGACGTGACCGTGACGGTCCAGCGCGGCGAGGCGGTCGGCCTGCTCGGCCCCAACGGGGCGGGCAAGACGACCTGCTTCTACATGATCACCGGGCTGATCGCCGCCGATTCCGGCACCATCCTGCTCGACGGGCAGGACATCACGGCGCTGCCCATGTACCGCCGGGCGCGGCTGGGCATCGGCTATCTGCCGCAGGAGGCCTCGATCTTCCGCGGCATGTCGGTGGAGAACAACATCCGCTCCGTGCTGGAGGTGGTGGAGCCCAACCGCGACACGCGCGAGCAGATGCTGGACGAACTGCTGGCGGAGTTCTCGATCACCCACCTGCGCCGCGCCCCGGCGCTGGCCCTGTCGGGTGGCGAGCGGCGGCGCGTGGAGATCGCCCGCGCCCTGGCTTCCCAGCCGCACTTCATCCTGCTCGACGAGCCGCTGGCCGGCATCGATCCGATCGCGGTGAACGACATCCGCGAGCTGGTCAGCCACCTGCGCGACCGCGGCATCGGCGTGCTCATCACCGACCACAACGTGCGTGAAACGCTCGACCTCGTCGATCGGGCATACATCTTGCACGATGGTGTGGTACTAATGGAGGGAGAGCCGGCCGAGATCGTGGCGCACGAGGATGTGCGCCGGGTCTACCTCGGGGACCGGTTCAGCCTCTAGTGCGGTTTTCCTGCCCATGGCGCTCAGCCAACGCCTCGATCTTCGTCAGACCCAGTCCCTGGTGATGACTCCGCAGCTGCAGCAGGCCATCAAGCTGCTGCAGCTGTCGAACATCGAACTGTCGGACTTCGTGGATCGCGAGATCGAGCAGAACCCCTTGCTGGAGCGCGACGGCGGCTCCGGCGAAGGAGGGGGCGAGGCCGGGGGCGACGGTGCCGGTGAGAGCCGGGGCGAGCCCGGCGTGGTGGACCTCGCCGCGCCGGAGGAGCGCCAGCCGCCGATGACCGACGGGCGGACCCGCGACACGGTGGAGATGACATCGTCGGAGACGATGGGATCGGCGTCCGACGCGCCGCTCGACACCGATTTCGAGAATGTCTATTCCGACGACCGCTTCTCCGACGGGACGGACGGCTCCAGCGACGTCTACGGTTCCTGGCAGGAGCGCGGCGGGCGCGGCGGCTTCGAGGACGACGAGTCCAACCTGGAAGCCACGCTGACCGGCCAGAAGAGCCTGCGCGACCATCTGACCGAACAGCTGAAGATCGACCTGCCGGACCTCGGCGACCAGCTCATCGGTCTGGCGCTGATCGACATGCTGGACGAGGCCGGCTGGATCACCGGGCTGGAGGTCGAGAGCCTGGCGGGGCAGCTCGGCTGCGCGCCGGAGCGGGTGGAGCGGGTTCTCGCCGCCTGCCAGCGCTTCGATCCGCCGGGCATCTTCGCCCGCTCGCTGAAGGAATGTCTGGCGATCCAGCTTCGCGAGAAGAACCGCTTCGACCCGGCCATGGCCGCCCTGCTCGACCATCTGGAGCTGCTGGCGGCGCGCAACCTGCCGGCGCTGATGAAGGTCTGCGGCGTGGACGCCGAGGACATCGCCGACATGGTGGCGGAGATCCGCAAGCTGAACCCCAAGCCGGCGCTCAGCTTCGACCACACGCCCGCCCAGCTCGTCACCCCCGACATCCTGATGCGCGCCAATCCCGGCGGCGGCTGGCTCATCGACCTGAACCCGGACACGTTGCCGCGGGTGCTGGTCAACCACCGCTATTTCGCGCGCATCTCCGGCACCGCCCGCAACAAGGCGGACAAGGAATACAT
This genomic stretch from Azospirillum sp. TSH58 harbors:
- a CDS encoding ribonuclease D, with the translated sequence MPIDLHDGDLPDGLDLKSLARGGAVAIDTETMGLNPHRDRLCLVQLSPGDGTVHLVQFRKGQYEAPNLKRLLADPEVTKLFHFARFDVAVMRAYLGVACQPVYCTKVASKLVRTFTDKHGLKDLVKDLLGVELSKQQQSSDWGAAELTPEQMKYAASDVLHLHDLKEKLDVMLAREGRTHLAKACFDFLPARGELDLGGWEQPDILSH
- the lptC gene encoding LPS export ABC transporter periplasmic protein LptC, with the translated sequence MDSDLKDRTVNTQERRTDAPSLAAQLMAMPDAAPDGEAAKRVHRRREIRPVSRVYSRFVTGMKFALPALALAVMALIAVWPSLTELPTLRISADKGQLEMIKPRYIAVDEDNQPFSLVAVKADRIADQPDIVLLDQPEAEMTQTDGTWVTIRSDKGWYNQVTGILKMRGHVRVMRDDGNEFTTEEADSDIRKGTAWGDVHVVGQGPQGVINAEGFRLSDRGKTMVFLNQSKADVQAAESPGGKTR
- the lptB gene encoding LPS export ABC transporter ATP-binding protein, translated to MAMDIEDRDLGGPTLSASNPSGLPAGQSATDARPSEGLVALHLGKAYKKRPVVRDVTVTVQRGEAVGLLGPNGAGKTTCFYMITGLIAADSGTILLDGQDITALPMYRRARLGIGYLPQEASIFRGMSVENNIRSVLEVVEPNRDTREQMLDELLAEFSITHLRRAPALALSGGERRRVEIARALASQPHFILLDEPLAGIDPIAVNDIRELVSHLRDRGIGVLITDHNVRETLDLVDRAYILHDGVVLMEGEPAEIVAHEDVRRVYLGDRFSL
- the rpoN gene encoding RNA polymerase factor sigma-54 → MALSQRLDLRQTQSLVMTPQLQQAIKLLQLSNIELSDFVDREIEQNPLLERDGGSGEGGGEAGGDGAGESRGEPGVVDLAAPEERQPPMTDGRTRDTVEMTSSETMGSASDAPLDTDFENVYSDDRFSDGTDGSSDVYGSWQERGGRGGFEDDESNLEATLTGQKSLRDHLTEQLKIDLPDLGDQLIGLALIDMLDEAGWITGLEVESLAGQLGCAPERVERVLAACQRFDPPGIFARSLKECLAIQLREKNRFDPAMAALLDHLELLAARNLPALMKVCGVDAEDIADMVAEIRKLNPKPALSFDHTPAQLVTPDILMRANPGGGWLIDLNPDTLPRVLVNHRYFARISGTARNKADKEYITERFQSANWLVKSLHQRATTILKVASEIIRQQDAFFIHGVSHLKPLILRDIAEAIGMHESTVSRVTTNKFMATPRGVFELKYFFTSAIQGADGQAAHSAEAVRYRIKAMIDAEKPEDVLSDDKIVEILRGEGIDIARRTVAKYREAMRIPSSVQRRRAKMSRM
- a CDS encoding complex I NDUFA9 subunit family protein, which codes for MSYRSEVVTVFGGSGFVGRHLIRRLAKTGAIVRVVSRHPNQANFLKTAGSVGQIVPMAADVKDDQSVARAIQGADTVINLIGTLYERGAWNFQTVHVDAPARIARIAKASGVRHLVHVSAIGADAKSASAYAKSKAAGEQAVMQAFPGAAIIRPSIVFGPEDGFFNKFAAMAQVSPALPLIGGATKFQPVYVGDLADAIAAAATLDSAAGRTFELGGPRVYSFKELMQLMLREIRRKRFLVPIPWNVAETLGGLLEKAPPIIAPPLTRDQVEMLKTDNVAAPGAPGFKELGITNLSSCEVVLPTYLSRFIVGGRSNTTPRDAGNHSGAH
- a CDS encoding LptA/OstA family protein yields the protein MSAATFAAPLLAAFLLLSGASLPAAAQGLPGLGGGPNPVEVDADQAIEWHQDVRAYVARGNASAKRSDSTVYADVLTAYYREVPGKGNEVFQLLAEGNVRIVSPTQEVFGERGVYDVDKQVAVVTGRNLKLVTRTDIVTARDTLEYYEARNLTVARGDAVAVRIANGDRLRADILIGQLKKMPDGSTQMERIDGAGSVVVTTATDVALSDKLVYSVADETAVLLGNVKITRNDNQLNGDAAEMNMKTKVNRVIAGPATGGRVMGLLIPGQEPGAPGGQPTAQAGGKPPAQSGGTPGAKP
- a CDS encoding SIS domain-containing protein; the encoded protein is MTSLTASSLASSLIDRPADAAADRDIASARRVLRMEAEALTALADGLDGAFVRALDRLAGIAGRVVVSGMGKSGHVARKIAATLASTGTPAFFVHPGEASHGDLGMIARQDAVIALSNSGETHELSDIVAYTRRFDIPLIGITRRAGSSLAEQSDVALVLPPAPEACPLGLAPTTSSTMMLALGDALAVALLERRGFTAADFKQFHPGGQLGRALLKVTDVMHKGDDMPLCALDTPLSTVIFEMTAKRLGCVGVLDAAGALAGVITDGDLRRHLTPELWAERADSIMSPRPKTIRPKALVEEALREMNAKQITSLFVVEADRPLGVVHIHDCLRAGAA